A window from Sphingobacteriales bacterium encodes these proteins:
- the nuoK gene encoding NADH-quinone oxidoreductase subunit NuoK translates to MNTLVPLSFFLIVSTAMFFIGIWGFIIRRNLITILMSVELILNSVNLNFVVFNRILFPDHFQGLFFSLFVVAIAAAEASVAIAIIINIYRRFSTIEVDSVNEMKY, encoded by the coding sequence ATGAATACCTTAGTTCCTTTGAGTTTCTTCCTGATTGTCAGTACTGCCATGTTTTTTATTGGCATCTGGGGTTTTATCATCAGGCGAAACCTGATTACCATTCTGATGTCGGTTGAGCTGATCTTAAATTCGGTCAATCTGAATTTTGTAGTTTTCAACCGCATTTTGTTCCCCGACCATTTTCAGGGTTTGTTTTTCTCCCTGTTTGTCGTGGCCATTGCCGCAGCTGAAGCTTCTGTGGCCATTGCCATCATCATCAATATTTACAGAAGATTTTCCACCATTGAGGTTGATAGTGTGAATGAAATGAAATATTAA